The genomic region AAAGTTTCTATTGAACACCGTGAAAGTCTGTCGGAAAATATTTTAACTCATCACCGCCTAACAATAGAGGGCCGGCTCTGTAAAGAAAGCTCTCTATAGTAATTAACGGTTTCTGGATTGTCCTGATTGCGCCAATTGCAAAGGAAGTGAGAATTAGGAAACAGAAATCAATGATGAATCCACTACCTTTGAATGTTTGAATTGATCCCCCTTTTTGACACTGAAAGCTATTCCGGTCACAGGATCATATTTAGCTTAGAGCGTCGAAAATATGACGTTTGTTGGAAGGGGATTGAAATTTGATGTGTTGGCTGACATATTACCAATATGATATTGTTACCTGGTACATAAAGTTTCTTGTGAATTTTATAtgtaactttgttttattttgcattacAGATGGAGATATTGTATCAAAAAGGACATTATTTCATGACCAACAACTCATATTTGATGAAGTAAAATTATAACATctggttgtgtttttgttttgtttaaaattatataaatattatttatggtTCATATTATGAACTCTATGGAATATATCAGTGCGATCGCTTCGCTCGATTggcatatatttcattaatttaaaatgtgaacTATAACCAATACTTACATCATGTGTTTGCATTTGATACCCCTACTTAGTCCGACGCCGATGTGTAGTTCTGTGGCGTTgtagaagaaaacaaaaacaacatacacacaCTGGGAAAGGTTGTATTGTCTttcacatgattgatatttgcTATCTTAAAACGAATACCAATTGGGTTTTGTAGTTTAACAAAGGAACATTTTGCTACTCTGTTAAGTGATTTTTGTTTATGAGGGTACAAGAAACAAAAGTAATTCCGTTCAATTGCTTGTTTTAACCTTTGTGGTTAAATGAATGATCTGTATTATTACCCAATAGCATATACTCGTTCTTACTTGATGAAACTACGAACATCAACAGAACTCATAACATGAGGTATTATTATGATCAACCCATGTTTCTAAGAAGAGTCTATCATTTTAACTGATCgtgatatattaattataattaaagctCACCGTAATACGTGATATATCAATAAAGGTTTCCGTGATACGTGATATGCAAGTGTAGTTGGCCATGATACGTGGTATATCAGTACAGCTGACCGTGATACGTGATAAACCGGTAAAGCCGATCGGGATACGCGATATGTTTGTTACCTTGAACGTGATATAAGAATATAACTGACCGTGATATGTGTTTTATCTGCACAGCTGATCACAATCTGTAATATATCAGTATAACTGACCGTGATTTATCGCTGCAGCGCTGACAGTGTTATACCAGAATACCTGACCGTGATATACAAGCATTATAAAAAGTGatcgttatatatatataatagctgACCAGGATTTATCAGTATAAGCTACCGTGATACATGCGTACAGCTGGCCTTGTTATATTAGTATAGTTGGCCTTAATTTATCTACGTTATTGTCTGTGAGGTATCACAATAGTTGATCGCGATTTAGCAGTATAGCTGACCGTGGTATTTTACTTTAGCTGTCCGTGCTATATATGTATAGAGGACCGTTATTTATCTGTTTGGTTGTCGGTGATGTTTCACAATACCTGGCCGTTTTCTATCTGTGTAGATGTCTGTGATGTACCACTTTATAAGATCGCGATACTTTTGAATAGCTGGCCGTGATAAATCATTATAGCTGACTGTGATATACCGGTATAGTTGACCGTGATGAATCGGAGTTATCTTgcaattgtgttttaaatgaaatgagaaCTTTATAGTCTAAGcttatttcagaaataatgcTGGGATTTCACAGCTTCAggtttgttaattaatttaccaattttataattacattttgaatatgtctagtgcaaaataaacatatacaatatcAACTGAAGTGAACTGCTATTCTCAGCCTCTTATTTGAGTAAAATTACATAAAACTAAATTGGATTTTTGACAAAACATtcatatgatttgttttaccAATACGCCAATGGAGAGTCGACACGTTCCTTCCATGAATCTAATGGAGCAGGTGCTCAAGAAAATAggtgtattttaaaatacattctttAATTAGATTACCAAAAACACTGTGCAGGAAATGCACAGTATTTTCAGCTTTAAATTGAAACCTTTTTGATGCTGTCAATAGTGTCTGAAACACGAAGGTTTTTGACTGTCGGTTCATGAATTGTACTTCTTCAGTTTGTCAATATCAAGAAACATTTTCTTTCCTTTCAGGACCTCACGACGCATTTCTCAGCGTCAAAAAATAATAGATTGAAGGGTTTAATTAACGCACTTTCCGTTCGTATCCTGGTTGTtagaaaaacatacataatcgatataatttaaaatgcaCTAAAAGTCGTATTTTATTTCCATCGCCATTGAGCGCACCTGCTCCATTTTATTATAAAGTACAATGGCTCGAATCTCTATCGTCACAGCATGTGATGCAACTATGCATTGAATTTAAGAAACTCGACTAAAATGCAATATTCACATTAAATGTTCATAACTCAATTTTTGCCGTTAATCAAGTCCACCCGTTCTGTGACCAGACATGCGTGTGACAAACGAGAACCATAAAGTGCCGTGGAACACAGAACAGTCATCACCGTATCAATTTCATGCATTGGACGTGGTATGTTATAATTGTGCAATACAACAATAAATTCTATTATTTGTGCAATAAAACCATTAGTCATTTCTTATCACCTTCTCTTGTGGACACGTCGTAATGCCTTTATTATGATTTATACATCGAATCACATCGGTTTGCAGCGGTTTGCAGCGGTTTGCACTTCATTCTGACGCGTTGGTGCAATCGTTGTGAGTTAcgaaatacaaaatgtatgacGCATATCTGTCATAAGCGACGTTTATTTCCcactataaaataatttcaagttCTTCAGTGAGTAGCTGTCACATCTGGATATGGCATTCTTCCTCCAGAGAGCCATCTAACTAGGTGGAATTTCTGGACAAAGCTTAATTACcatgccttttttatttgacagtgAACGTTACAAACCATaatcaaatttgaattatttcattactttttaagGTACCACACCCCAATTACATATCAATATTGTTTGAcggtattaaaacaatacagtaacgaaaaacatttaattacgTTCGGGTTTATTTGACTAAACGTATTCTTAAACTTGATCAATGATAAATATAAGGCAATAACATTTGACGAAAACAGATAcgaacaaaaatgaataaataacagaaaatgaaaacatgatgAACTTAAATTGAAGAATTTAAGGCGAACGTTCTAAGTTTGAAAAGACCGCAGGGGAATCGGACATATCCACTACGTCCGTTCTGACACCATTTTAGGGATCTATGTGTTATCCACAGAAATGCTGACCGAATTATAAAGCATTGCCGCCTTAAACGCACAATTTTTCACGTAATATTTCTCTCTCTTTTAACAACTTAGTATTTATcctatgaaataaaacaaaaaaggttCCTTCTTGAATACGCTCAATAACCTTTAATGCACAATGCTAACATTATGCGAACAACGTTCTGTTATGTTTCATCTTCAGTGGCCTTGCTTGTGATTTTCGATTTTTGTATgatcatgattttatttcacaGGGAGAGGGTGGTACTGCAGTCGATCGCTGTTTTTCtattaactttcaaattttactgtttttttcaatatcgttttcaatattttttttcaatatctcGATGTAGTACTTTTGAAAAACAGTACAATGAATGTGCACCCCGTATGCGTCTTTTCAACAAATCAAATAAAGTGATGCTTCGACTTTTGTTAACTGTACATAGGTCTTTTTGTTTCGTTAGTGCGGCTTATTGACATACATGAATCGGAACTGTTCCACACATATATGCCAGTCTTATCCAACAGATGGTTATTTTTGGGCATTCTTAGCCATTCGAAACTCAATGAATTTCAGCagggattttaaatattgctttcttaaatatgtttattcttATAGTCTGTTCGTATCAATagtttaattgaatattatttactttacagactattgtttaattatttgctCCTATCTCTTAGACGCACTCAAAAAATAGCCCCTAACAGCAAGATGAATACTCTTTAGTCGACAGCTGTAttccaataataaatattaataaacacatacacatttgtttctttttcttcgGAATTATTGCGGTAACTCTGAGTAATAATACAAGAATGTATGCtctaaaaagaaattaatttaaagtttcCAGCCGAATAGCAATTACACGATTTATCGTAAGGTAATCACACAAGGTCATATATTCAATAAGGAAACAGCTTGAAGGAGCAATTGAATGTCCGATTTCGAGCACGATTATGGTTGAAAATTAATTAGAGGAGAAGCGAATGACAATGCAAATGTTACTGAAAGACTTTCGCGGCGTACTTATTGACACCGTATTTCTAGAAAACGCAGAGAGgatataattaattgaaaacaaagtgTGGTGGTAAAATGTATCGACATCAATCGAGGCTGTATGTCGGAAAGATACACTTCTTCATTTTCGAATTTCGTTTGAATTACTGGACTCGAAACGAAAAAAAGATTATCATGTTAATCAACTTACATTTGAAACATGTACAATAATCGGTCATTTTAATCCAGTTCAAGTCAACGAATATATCGACCAAAACAATATCGAGCCAAAGGCTTTTGATTGTAGATGtttattttcactgtttatTTGATGAATTGTTGTACGTGTACTGTATGCGTCACTTGTACCCTGAGGTTATGGATACCAGTTCAGTTGATAATCAAAGTGAGTGCGTATTtgtattaacataattaaatcGCAGAActattgataaaacttgtttaCTTATATTATAGATGTTTAGTCTGAAATCTAATTGCCATGGttaatttatatgtttcatCGACAGCATTTAATACCATGATATTTGATCCCGTAGTGACGCCTAGTTTTAAGCGTAAACTTAAATGTCGAGctgttttaacacaaaaaagcaGCCATGTAAAAGCTGTCACACTGAGAATTAGCAAAATTGTtatctttcaaaaacaatggGAAGCATTTTTCCTTGTATTTTTCCGCTTGGTTTAAGTGGTTATACCCACAACTGTTATTTTTGGTAACTTCAAACAAGTAACGAATTTGTTGGTTGTTGGACGCAGCTTTATTTCCCCTTCAGTTGAAATGTTTTGCTGTTTACAAGGCATAAACACATTAGTAATttctagggatgcaaacgaatggcaaaagtgatattcgaatattcggtaattctttcgatcgaatattcgaacaccaaaatgaacctttaagaattgtagtaaactattcagggttcgaatttaggctcgcatactcgcaaattgcgagtgacttttattcaagctcgcgaaattctgcgagtggctttttctagacgaCTAAATgtcaaaacgaaagtagaataaacataaacttaactCCGCTACGTAGCTTGGTGTAAACAGCTTATAAATAGCATGTTTATACTACCAATATGTAAAAGCAGCATGAAGTCGCGCttgaataatgattttaaaaatagaacgaatacggaaaaggccgagcaTAATATCGAATCTTGCTGGGATGCTCCGACGCGTGCCGAATACAAAGTAAgtacaaatgacgtaatcacctagctcagtCATTGGCTAAAATTAGCGCCTTCGCGCACAATATGTAAACCCtatcaacatttaatatttccgcccaactgtcaaagttAACAATGTCAATGGACAGCTTCGTCATAAAAAGCGACCAGCCGCATCTGATGAGTCATCAGAAACCCCCAAAAAGAACAAGCCTTCCACCAGTACTAGTAGTGGAATCACTTATGCTAGTAAATATGCCGCTAGTGAAAAAACCGTTCGAAAGTGGATGCTTGAATTAAATGTAGATTTGGAGCTTGCGATCGATAAAGGCATGGTAAACTGCATGACCTGCAAGCTTTGCAAACAATATGCACCCTCATCAATGTCTTCGAATGTAAGAGACATTCCTAGTTTTGCAaagtttatttaacataacaacacttttaatattacaataattttccAACAATCGGCACGAAACAGgtttttattttcactatttattGTACCAATATTACCCAAAGTCTTACTCCATTTAGACTGTATCACAGTATTATGACGTATTGGAAATTCCCACAGTGATAAAATCAAGAGGTTAAATATGAGAACGCTaagttgtttttgtaaacattcgGCAGGCCCACTGGCACCGGactttcaaactcaaacattttttttttaaaaataaaaaaaaaatcttataattcctcactaaaaaatataataccgaatatgtgaaaaaatattgaatttttttttaaatatgcactttgtactgtatattatactatacagtacaaagtgcatatttaaaaaaaaaatatttttcaacattttttcacatattcggtattataatttttagtgaggaattataagatttttcgtgatttaaaaaaatatgattgagtttgaaaatccggtgccagtgggcAGGCCTTCTTAATATTACGactgtttataaaattatcatgAGAAGTGGTCATTTTCTCATGGtcagaataaaataaatctaCATCAAATGATGTAGATTAATTTTGCagtggaaataaaaaaagttgtctttTTTCAGTTTATCACTGGTAATAAAACTGTGAAGAGGGAGTCTGTGGTGTACCATGTCAAGTCGGAAATGCACACGAGAGCGTTGAGTGTTAAGGCTGCATGTGACAAGCAAAAAAGGTGTCAACCTGGAGACCTAGAAAAAGGGTttaaaaacatagaaattaAAAACTCTGATACACTtaacaaactttttaaaactgCCTATTATGTTGCAGCTGAGGAGAGGCCATTTTCTGATTTCCCTAGTCTATTGCAACTGCAGGAGAGCAATGGGCTTTCACTGGGGGACACCTATCACAATGATAAAAGTGCCaaaaaatttattgaaaatattgggGGTATTTTCCATGATCAAGTAGTGTCATTACTGGATAAAGCAGATTATTTTAGCATATTTTGTGATGGCTCTACAGACCGGTCTGACTCTGAAAAGGAGGTCATAATGATCAAAGTCTTGGAAGACTTCTATCCgaaactaaaatattttaaactcgAGGAGCCTGAGAATACAAAGGCCAATGGAATTTTAGCAGCTATTGATCATGCCTTTTTTGTGAATGATTTGCAAAACTATAAACAAAAAACCGTAGGATTCTGCTCAGATGGGGCTAGTGTCATGATGGGGGCCAGAAGAGGAGTGATTCAACTAATGAGAGAAGAGGGGAATGCAGAGTGGATCTTGCCTGTGTGGTGTATGGCCCATAGACTTGAACTTGCTGTAAAAGACTGTTTCAAGTCAACATATATGGATAATGTTATCGAACTGCTGGagagtatttattatttttataagggATCTGCGAAAAGATTCAAAGAAGCTAAAGATATAGCAGATTTATTAGGAGAACATTTTCTGAAACCTGAAAAGGCCAATGGAACACGATGGGTCGATCACAAACTTAAAGCTGTTAGCAAGCTTCTTAAAAATTGGCACATTATAATTTCACAAATGGAATACTATGCTGAAGATAATACAAATAGGAGCCAAGACAGAGCAAAAGTTAAGGgttatttgaataaattgcAACAACACAAAATGGTTTTGTACATTGCATTTGTGAAAGATGTTCTGAATGAAGTAAGCAAGGTCAGTTTGTTGTTTCAAAGGGAGGATATTACTGTTTCTAGTGCTGTCACAAAA from Mya arenaria isolate MELC-2E11 chromosome 3, ASM2691426v1 harbors:
- the LOC128226026 gene encoding zinc finger protein 862-like, which encodes MSMDSFVIKSDQPHLMSHQKPPKRTSLPPVLVVESLMLFITGNKTVKRESVVYHVKSEMHTRALSVKAACDKQKRCQPGDLEKGFKNIEIKNSDTLNKLFKTAYYVAAEERPFSDFPSLLQLQESNGLSLGDTYHNDKSAKKFIENIGGIFHDQVVSLLDKADYFSIFCDGSTDRSDSEKEVIMIKVLEDFYPKLKYFKLEEPENTKANGILAAIDHAFFVNDLQNYKQKTVGFCSDGASVMMGARRGVIQLMREEGNAEWILPVWCMAHRLELAVKDCFKSTYMDNVIELLESIYYFYKGSAKRFKEAKDIADLLGEHFLKPEKANGTRWVDHKLKAVSKLLKNWHIIISQMEYYAEDNTNRSQDRAKVKGYLNKLQQHKMVLYIAFVKDVLNEVSKVSLLFQREDITVSSAVTKLQSASSVLRNMIDNEGDQLVEIRNEIVDGKLRGHTLINIIQDQSLAADRARIVQSLLDCMNTRLENLTVEPIFTSCYAFDQKNWPLPENREALLLYGKDDVRVVFQRYEVILTNAGCDIIDALSQWTDLKFHVAGNPRYANLHPLLVWQMVSQMDQDKGDFNDILKIIHLTSVLPLSNASCERAFSTMNMIKSDWRCRLDTDTLDTLMKIKIAGVPLKEFDPRPAVYRWWHTGERQKRPTIKPYGARN